DNA sequence from the Pseudophryne corroboree isolate aPseCor3 chromosome 6, aPseCor3.hap2, whole genome shotgun sequence genome:
ACAGAGGAACCATCTATCTGGCTCTCAGCTATAGCATAAACCAGATCAGAGTTATCACCCTCATCTAGATCAATAGCAGATACTGTACATAGGAGAGTACCTGGGTCACTGTTCTCCTTAATAAAAGCATTATAAGTAGACTGTGTAAATGTTGGTGCATTATCATTAATATCTGAGACACTGAGAATAACAGTTGTCTTACTGTACAGAGGAGGAGACCCTAAATCAGAGGCCGTCAGCTCAATAGTGTATTGGGATATTTTCTCTCTGTCCAGATTTCCATCTGTGACCAATGAGTAACGGTTTTTATTTGGTCTGATTTTAAAAGGCAGATTAGGTGACATATCCAGCTGTATTTCTCCATTCTTTCCAGAATCACTATCTCTCACATTAACAAATCCAACAACAGTTCCTAGAGGTGCATTTTCTGGAATGTCATTTGTCACTGTGGTAAATGTAATTTCTGGGGAATTGTCATTTATATCTTCTATTTCTACTTGTATTAAGCAGTTCCCTTGCAGTTTGGGAATACCTTTGTCTACTGCCTTAATAGATAATTCATAAAAATTTGATTCTTCAAAATCCACAATCCCATTACTATAAATCTCTCCACTGTCTTGATTCAAAGCAAATAATTTTCTGGCAGATTTATATGTGTGATCACCAAAAAAATACTGAATTTCCCCATTTGCACCATCATCCAGATCTGTTGCATTTAATGTTAACAGAACAGTTTTCATGGGAAGATTTTCCTTTACACTGATTTTATAAACTGATTGATTAAACACTGGCGCATTATCATTAATATCTAATACATGTATTGTTATGTGACAGGACCCTGATCTGGCCGGGTCCCCACCATCAGTAGCTGTGAGAATCAGATTATGCTCTTGTTTATCTTCTCTGTCTAATGTCTTCTCTAATATCAGCTGAGGAACGAGAGTCCCATCCTTACGGGTCTTCACAGATAAAGAAAAATAAGGATTTGTATTTAATGTATACTGACTGACACCATTGTCACCAATATCTAAATCCTCTGCAATCTCTAAGTCAAACAATGCACCAGGACCTGTAAATACCTCTGTAATCTCAATCGTGCGATTATTAGATAAGAAAGTCGGGGAGTTATCATTTATATCCAGAATCTCTATTTCTAGACTAAAAAGCTCCAAAGGATTTTCAGCAGCTGCCTCCAAATGCAGCAAACAGCTCAGACTAGAACCACACAGGGTCTCTCTATCAATCCTGCTATTCACAATCAAACCTCCGTTTGCATTATTTATAGCAAAATATCTGTGATCACTGTCAGATGTCAAATGTAACCTGCGCTGAGAGAGATCTGCACGTTTTATCCCCAGATCCTGAGCTACATTTCCTACCAATGTCCCTGATTCAGATTCCTCAGCAATAGAATAATGAAGCTGCCCAGAGACCCAGCCCCAGCTACAAAGGAGAAAGGAAAACACTACTTGCCATTTCCAACACTGAAATGAGCCTCTGATGTCCATATCTTAATGATTATCTTGATATTTTATGTCATATAGATCCTGTGTTATCCAAAATGCATGTAGGTTATGTTTTCAGTCTTCCATCCTCCCAAAAAATCCAGCCAGCCATAGAAATAAAACATCCACAGGGTTCTCATCGGAACAGCAGCTTTTCTTTGTGTGAGAGGAAAGATGGGAGGGTGATTCACTGAGCCAGGGGGAGGAGAGAGTGGAGCTTATATGAGCAGATCTTCTGCTATAGCTGAAATAAATGACTGGTTGACAAGTCTGCCCTCTTCTggtcaatagtgataatttcatagctAACATGCTCAAAGAAATATATAGCCAATTGATCCATTTAGTCATTCTACTTGTAAATAGTTTCATATTCAACAATTTGCAGAAGTTTCAAAACATATATTGTTTCATAAAAAAAGGAAATGTAAATATCTTTACTTCCTTTTTTACCTCTATATCAGATAGAAGTTTGTTTAAAGCATCTACAATTCTTTAAGAAATAATGGTATTTTGTAACATTATTTCCAAACTTTCCACTGTTTTCCTAGGTTGTACAGTTTGATATTTTAGGATTACTGCCCTCCAAACCATGGCAAATCACCTTGTGCTTTTAGAATCTATATAACTAAACATTTTAACTATGTCCCAACTTTCATTTGTTTCTTCAAATCAGTACTTATTTGAGTAGCACAATTCTCTTTTTATAACTAAGCCACGTCCTTTCCACAATATCATTATAAATCTGTAGGCAATGAACTGTATCcagttaaataaaaaaatataatataaaggAAGCCAAAATAAGTTTGGAAAGAAAGATAAAGGTTGTAATTTTGCTATTGCAATGTTAGTAATTTTTTTAATTCTTTCTCGGCTACtattccattttttttaaatgataaaactAGGTAAACATATAGATACTACACATATAGTACATGCAGACTGTGtatgaatactgtatatacagta
Encoded proteins:
- the LOC134933410 gene encoding protocadherin gamma-C5-like isoform X3, coding for MDIRGSFQCWKWQVVFSFLLCSWGWVSGQLHYSIAEESESGTLVGNVAQDLGIKRADLSQRRLHLTSDSDHRYFAINNANGGLIVNSRIDRETLCGSSLSCLLHLEAAAENPLELFSLEIEILDINDNSPTFLSNNRTIEITEVFTGPGALFDLEIAEDLDIGDNGVSQYTLNTNPYFSLSVKTRKDGTLVPQLILEKTLDREDKQEHNLILTATDGGDPARSGSCHITIHVLDINDNAPVFNQSVYKISVKENLPMKTVLLTLNATDLDDGANGEIQYFFGDHTYKSARKLFALNQDSGEIYSNGIVDFEESNFYELSIKAVDKGIPKLQGNCLIQVEIEDINDNSPEITFTTVTNDIPENAPLGTVVGFVNVRDSDSGKNGEIQLDMSPNLPFKIRPNKNRYSLVTDGNLDREKISQYTIELTASDLGSPPLYSKTTVILSVSDINDNAPTFTQSTYNAFIKENSDPGTLLCTVSAIDLDEGDNSDLVYAIAESQIDGSSVSSYVYINSNNGNIYAQRSFDYEHIQVLQITIKVEDSGSPKLFSTVPVFIFIFDTNDNSPTLLYPEHSEDLIVQERIPKSTSAGYLVTKLSAVDLDSGHNAWLIFSLIDAANSLLFHVSKYTGEVRTVRGFHDTESTEQQLLISISDHGNPPLSATVTVLITVADEVVVETPKSGNFITNSKPPSDMTLYLIISLVAISLVSLVTFIILLVRCLRKESYDYSSSCCFLSGSQSKPYTDQYQPALYLNTDGTLKYMEVRMVPPGTQGQCYQTNFPPAPEQQDFSYMNSLDFSQFKDLAKACGNSSDMNCVNDTDKQAQPNTEWRFSQAQRPGPSGAQPAEEAGVWPNNQFETERLQAMILASANEAAEGTSGLGGGTGTMGLSARYGPQFTLQHVPDYRQNVYIPGSTLTPTNAGGKRDGKGGGNKKKSGKKEKK